GGCGCTTTACGTGATGATTTGCTAAATCAACAGACCAAACGCCGCCGTAACGGGAATGAATTTTTGTACCGATGTAAAGCATTGACCCATCAATGCAAATGGAACGGATCGCTGGCTGGTCTCGGCCAAGGAGTTGGAAAGGTTGATATGTCTGCCATGTGTCACCGTAGTCCAATGATAGATAAAGTTGATAATTACTGTGGGTGACGATCATGTGTGCTGAGTTTATACATATACTCCAAGCAGCATCAGAGGCAGGAAGTTTTTTGTGTGACCATGTCCGTCCTGCGTCTAAACTAATAATAAATCTCCCAGCATCACCAGACCCGGCAATAATATGATCGCGTGATGTTAAATCTAAAATGCGATCCTTTACTTCACATGCTTTCTCATGGATGCCTTCTTTCGTAATGTGTAAAATACCATCGGAAACAGCAAGGAAATAGTCGTTGTTTGTCCCGCTAACAACCGCCGTAGCCCCCTCAAAACAATCAGATAAACGCAATAAGGTCACCTCATCTCAAATAATCAGCCTAGTATTAATTTTATTGAGAATGATTATCATTGTCAATGTATTTTTATAATTGTCATGAGTTTGTAATGGGGACATGAGTTATGTGTCGCACATTTGTGGAAAAATAACATATAAAAAGCCCTGTAGCATACAGGACTTTTTACGTAAGTAACGTAAGATTATTTTTTCATAAATGAGTGAGGTAGTTTGTGAGAAGGAATACGTGAAAGGATTATCCATGCCAATAAAGCACCAGAAATACTAGATACAAAGAAGCCAGGGATGAAAAAGAACACACCGGCAGCTTGGCCTAAAAATACATGGGCGAGGGGGACTGCGAGCAAGGCACCAATGAAGGTTGTACCAATTACTTCACCGACAGCTGCAGCACCTTTATGCTTAAAAGTACGATAGGCGATGCCAGCCAATAAGGCTCCAACCATTCCGCCTGGGAAAGCAAGCAATGTTCCTATCCCCAGAAGGTTTCGCAATAAACCGATAGCAAATGCAATCAAGACGGCTGGTCCAGGTCCTAAAAGAACAGCGGCGATGACATTCACAGCGTGTTGGACAGGAAACGCTCGTGCCACACCGGCTGGGAACCATATAAACATTGCGCCCACAAGTCCGATGGCTATTAGCATAGCCATTAATGTTAATTTGTAAGTTTGTGTCATGTGTTGAGTCTCTCCCTAGATATAATAGATTAAAGGACTAAAAAAAGCCAAGCCCTCTCATGACGATGAAAGAACCTGACTTTGGTCACATAAACATAGACGTTGACTGTTACGTGACTACTTCCCTACGCTGGTATGAGCCAGATCAGGTTCTCAAGGGTTAAAAGGTTTTTACCTTTCTCTCAGCACATATTTATGGGCACCCCTAGTAGTTCATCTGTGTGTCTTAGATTGTATCAAACGTCTCTTAAAAGTCAATAAGAAGTGAAAGTTTAACACTATTAAACCATCGGGCAAATTGGCATTATAAGCTGAGTAACGAGCTATCTAGACATGCGGAAATGGTCATCTTTAAAAAATAAGTTCGTGTGTTATGAAAGAAAACAAGATAAAATACGAAGTGTAGAAGAGAAATTTAGCGGGAAAGAGAGTCTGATAAGCCACATTATACAGTGTGACTTCACAACAAAGAATAAGTCATTAAGAATAAAAGGTAATTATCATAAACTGATAGGAGGGTTCGAGAATGAAAATAAGAGGTATGCGTGAAAGGTTGATTATCGGTTTAGAGTGGTCAGGGACATTTGAGGAAGCGGCTGAAGGGAAGATACACCCAGTTATCACTGAAGCTAAAGAACGAATAGAAGATATCAAAGGGAAAGTAAATCCTCATGAATTTATCGGAGTGTCTACCCATGACAGGAGAGATGGCTTTACGTACATCGGCGGTTGGGAAGTGGATAATGGAACTGATGTCCCTCGTGGCATGGCATATCGGATTATTCCTGAAGGTGATTATCTTATTTATAAACATCGAAAAGATAAAGATATTAGTGAGACCTATAAGGAAATTAAACAAGAGTTAATAGAAAGAGGTCTGACGCCATTGAAGCCTGAGGACATAGACGCTTTTGATGACATTCCCCTTAAGATCGAGCTTCATAACGCCGAAAAAATATTAGTGGACGAACCGGTATTTGAGATTCATATCCCGGTTGCCAGATAAAATTTGTAAAACTAGGAGGTGGCTAAGCAATCTCCTAGTTTTTATCACACGCTAATGTCCTAATTCACTCAACTCCCACTGATTGAAAGTGCGTTTTATATTATACTTGTTTTTAAAAATGAGCGAGTGAAAGACAGTGAATCTCAGAGAATCAGTCAGGTGCGAAGTGGCAATAATGTTATAGGTTTTCATCGGACTGTTTAGCTGAAGGTAAGTCCTCTCGAAAAGTGTCTGTCTATAGCAAATGAGCACTGATTTGGCCGTATTTCATATGAAGATAATAAATTGAGTCGTCCCTGGTAACGTTAGTCTTACTTTTGGCTACTTGTTTATGGGTGAACCTTTTAACCGTTATGAGAAATTAAGCGTTTACGTGCTTCAATAGAAAAATTGGAACGGGATGAAAAAAGAGTCGATTTGTGTAGGAAATCATTGACGGATATTTTTTTGAAAAAGAGTTGCATATTTTCTGAAATTTCGGTACAATTGGGAACAATTAGATTTTAGATTGGGAAATAAATGAATATAATGGAACGTTCTTATCACGAGAGGTGGAGGGAAAGGCCCTACGAAACCTCAGCAACCAGCCGGCTTTAAGCGGTCAGGTGCTAATTCCTGCAAGAAGAAAACTTGCAAAGATAAGGAGAGGACTCAATTGCCATGTTATTAAGCAACCTTCTTCTTATTTTTGAAGAAGGTTTTTTTGTCGTTGCGGGTCTCTTCTCTAAATGCTCATAAATATGGATAGGAACAAAGGTATGCAAGAACGTTACTAAAGGAGGGGTTGACGTTAAATGAGTAAAGACACTAACGAGTTAGAAACAAAGATTGTGCAAATCGGAAACCGCAGTGAGTCAACAACTGGAACGGTTAGTGTTCCTATTTATTGTTCCACGGCATACAGACATGAAGGGATTGGGCAATCGACTGGTTATGATTATTCGAGATCAGGAAATCCCACGAGAGAAGTACTGGAAGAGGCGATCGCGTCATTAGAAGGTGGTGATCAAGGGTTTGCCTGTTCTTCTGGAATGGCCGCTATTCAAGTTGTCCTATCACTTTTTAATAGTGGTGATGATATTTTAGCAACGAGTGATTTATATGGGGGAACTTACCGTTTATTTGAAGAGTGCTGGCGGCGTTGGGGAGTCACATTTCAATATGGTGATGTAACAGATATTGAGTTTTTTAAACAACATATAAAGCCCACAACAAAAGCTCTTTTTATTGAAACTCCCACTAATCCGTTAATGTACGAAGCTAATTTGGCTGCTTTCAGCCAAATTGCCAAAGAACACGATTTGCTATTAATTGTAGACAATACGTTTTACACACCGTTTTTGCAGAAGCCCATACTAGAAGGGGCAGATATTGTCATTCATAGTGCCTCTAAGTATTTATCAGGACATAATGATGTGATAGCAGGCCTTATCGTCTCTAAAGGTGAAGCCTTGTCAGAACGGCTATATTATATTTTTAACAGCATGGGTCCGATCTTATCACCGCTTGATTCTTGGCTTGTGATTAGGGGAATGAAAACCCTTGCCTTACGAATGGAAAAACATGAAGCGAATGGAAAGAAACTAGCTGACTTTTTACAGGGGCATCCTGCTGTACTTAATGTGAATTATCCGGGGAGAGGGGGAATGCTCTCTTTTCGAGTGAAAGATGAGAAGTGGGTCAATCCTTTTCTACAGAGTTTAAAACTAATAACATTTGCTGAAAGTCTTGGAGGAGTAGAGAGCTTAATGACGTATCCAGCGACGCAAACCCATGCAGACGTCCCTGAAGAAGTCAGAAATGAGTTAGGCGTATGTAACAGACTGTTACGCTTTTCCGTTGGCATTGAGTCGGCA
The genomic region above belongs to Bacillus sp. A301a_S52 and contains:
- the thiW gene encoding energy coupling factor transporter S component ThiW; translation: MTQTYKLTLMAMLIAIGLVGAMFIWFPAGVARAFPVQHAVNVIAAVLLGPGPAVLIAFAIGLLRNLLGIGTLLAFPGGMVGALLAGIAYRTFKHKGAAAVGEVIGTTFIGALLAVPLAHVFLGQAAGVFFFIPGFFVSSISGALLAWIILSRIPSHKLPHSFMKK
- a CDS encoding GyrI-like domain-containing protein, coding for MKIRGMRERLIIGLEWSGTFEEAAEGKIHPVITEAKERIEDIKGKVNPHEFIGVSTHDRRDGFTYIGGWEVDNGTDVPRGMAYRIIPEGDYLIYKHRKDKDISETYKEIKQELIERGLTPLKPEDIDAFDDIPLKIELHNAEKILVDEPVFEIHIPVAR
- a CDS encoding methionine biosynthesis PLP-dependent protein encodes the protein MSKDTNELETKIVQIGNRSESTTGTVSVPIYCSTAYRHEGIGQSTGYDYSRSGNPTREVLEEAIASLEGGDQGFACSSGMAAIQVVLSLFNSGDDILATSDLYGGTYRLFEECWRRWGVTFQYGDVTDIEFFKQHIKPTTKALFIETPTNPLMYEANLAAFSQIAKEHDLLLIVDNTFYTPFLQKPILEGADIVIHSASKYLSGHNDVIAGLIVSKGEALSERLYYIFNSMGPILSPLDSWLVIRGMKTLALRMEKHEANGKKLADFLQGHPAVLNVNYPGRGGMLSFRVKDEKWVNPFLQSLKLITFAESLGGVESLMTYPATQTHADVPEEVRNELGVCNRLLRFSVGIESADDLRQDIDQALAAAVKKEEERHA